In Escherichia ruysiae, a genomic segment contains:
- a CDS encoding CMD domain-containing protein, translating to MEQRHITGKSHWYHETQSSTSEYDVLPLVPGAAKVTDPFLLDVILDEETLDPFHSWLIPARALAVEFFPDQLAVTRLQTFTAYERLTTALTVAQVCGVQRLCNYYSARLTPLPGPDSSRESNHRLAQITQYARQLAGSPSIIDGQSRQHLNDVGLTAWDCVIINQIIGFVGFQARAIATFQAYLEHPIRWLPGLEVQSYADGSLFAEASTGWRACYEVDKYPQEQEMNALRQLPSELRQLIAILNLHPASLSLFVTLLSSSLVTTKSSHQLAALLSARINGSVACFTSLIHSNVEYKEAICILLQGENEINQWADRHSVERATVQAIQWLTRAPDRFSAAQFSPLLEHEISSAQVINLLVWSGFCGWINRLKIALGETH from the coding sequence ATGGAACAACGCCACATTACCGGCAAAAGCCACTGGTATCATGAAACGCAATCCAGTACTTCGGAGTATGACGTTTTGCCACTGGTTCCGGGAGCCGCAAAGGTAACCGATCCTTTTCTGCTCGACGTGATCCTTGATGAAGAAACACTTGATCCCTTTCATTCGTGGCTGATCCCGGCGCGTGCTCTTGCTGTAGAGTTCTTCCCCGACCAGCTTGCAGTGACACGCTTACAAACATTCACCGCCTATGAACGCCTGACGACCGCCCTGACGGTTGCCCAGGTCTGCGGCGTCCAGCGGTTATGCAACTACTATTCCGCGCGTCTGACACCGCTTCCCGGGCCAGACTCCTCCAGGGAAAGCAATCATCGGCTGGCGCAAATCACGCAATATGCCCGTCAACTGGCTGGTTCTCCATCTATTATCGACGGTCAGTCCCGCCAGCATCTTAACGATGTCGGGCTTACCGCCTGGGACTGTGTAATTATCAATCAAATCATCGGCTTTGTTGGTTTTCAGGCGCGAGCGATCGCCACATTTCAGGCTTATCTTGAGCACCCGATACGCTGGCTACCCGGTCTGGAAGTGCAAAGCTACGCAGACGGTTCACTTTTTGCTGAAGCATCAACTGGCTGGCGTGCCTGCTACGAAGTGGATAAATATCCGCAAGAGCAAGAGATGAATGCTCTCCGACAGCTACCATCCGAACTCCGCCAACTGATAGCAATATTGAATCTGCACCCTGCCTCACTTTCACTCTTTGTGACGTTGCTATCCAGTTCCTTGGTAACAACAAAATCCAGCCATCAACTTGCTGCCTTACTCAGTGCACGAATTAACGGGAGCGTTGCCTGTTTCACCTCTTTAATTCATTCAAATGTTGAATATAAAGAAGCAATATGCATTCTGCTTCAGGGCGAAAACGAAATAAACCAATGGGCTGACCGTCATTCTGTTGAGCGCGCTACCGTTCAGGCGATACAATGGCTGACACGAGCACCCGATCGCTTTAGCGCCGCCCAGTTTAGCCCATTACTCGAACATGAAATATCATCAGCTCAGGTTATCAATCTGCTGGTATGGAGCGGGTTTTGTGGTTGGATAAATCGCTTAAAAATCGCGTTGGGTGAAACACATTAA
- a CDS encoding exoribonuclease II: protein MFQDNPLLAQLKQQLHSQTPRAEGVVKATEKGFGFLEVDAQKSYFIPPPQMKKVMHGDRIIAVIHSEKERESAEPEELVEPFLTRFVGKVQGKNDRLAIVPDHPLLKDAIPCRAARGLTHEFKEGDWAVAEMRRHPLKGDRSFYAELTQYITFGDDHFVPWWVTLARHNLEKEAPDGVATEMLDEGLVREDLTALDFVTIDSASTEDMDDALFARALPDDKLQLIVAIADPTAWIAEGSKLDKAAKIRAFTNYLPGFNIPMLPRELSDDLCSLRANEVRPVLACRMTLSADGTIEDDIEFFAATIESKAKLVYDQVSDWLENTGDWQPESDAIAEQIRLLAQICQRRGEWRNNHALVFKDRPDYRFILGEKGEVLDIIAEPRRIANRIVEEAMIAANICAARVLRDKLGFGIYNVHMGFDPANADALAALLKTHGLHVDAEEVLTLDGFCKLRRELDAQPTGFLDSRIRRFQSFAEISTEPGPHFGLGLEAYATWTSPIRKYGDMINHRLLKAIIKGETATRPQDEITVQMAERRRLNRMAERDVGDWLYARFLKDKAGTDTRFAAEIVDISRGGMRVRLVDNGAIAFIPAPFLHAVRDELVCSQENGTVQIKGETVYKVTDVIDVTIAEVRMETRSIIARPVA, encoded by the coding sequence ATGTTTCAGGACAACCCGCTGCTAGCGCAGCTTAAACAGCAACTGCATTCCCAGACGCCCCGCGCTGAAGGGGTGGTAAAAGCCACTGAAAAAGGCTTTGGCTTCCTGGAAGTCGACGCACAGAAAAGTTATTTCATTCCGCCGCCGCAGATGAAAAAAGTCATGCATGGCGACCGAATTATCGCGGTGATCCACAGTGAAAAAGAACGTGAATCCGCAGAGCCAGAAGAACTGGTTGAACCGTTTCTGACTCGTTTTGTGGGGAAAGTTCAGGGCAAAAATGACCGTCTGGCCATCGTTCCTGATCATCCACTCTTAAAAGACGCCATTCCTTGTCGCGCGGCTCGTGGCCTGACCCATGAGTTTAAAGAAGGCGACTGGGCGGTTGCCGAAATGCGCCGCCATCCGTTGAAAGGCGATCGCTCATTCTATGCGGAACTGACACAATACATCACTTTTGGTGACGACCATTTCGTGCCGTGGTGGGTAACCCTGGCACGCCATAATCTGGAAAAAGAAGCGCCAGACGGTGTCGCTACCGAAATGCTCGATGAAGGTCTGGTACGTGAAGACCTGACTGCACTGGACTTTGTCACCATTGACAGCGCCAGCACGGAAGATATGGATGATGCCCTCTTCGCCAGGGCGCTGCCGGATGACAAACTACAGTTGATTGTGGCGATTGCCGACCCAACCGCGTGGATCGCAGAAGGCAGCAAGCTGGACAAAGCCGCGAAAATTCGTGCGTTCACCAACTATCTGCCAGGCTTCAATATCCCAATGCTGCCACGGGAACTTTCCGACGATCTCTGCTCCCTGCGTGCCAATGAAGTGCGTCCGGTGCTGGCATGTCGGATGACGCTATCCGCTGACGGCACCATTGAAGACGACATCGAATTTTTTGCTGCCACCATCGAATCCAAAGCGAAACTGGTTTATGACCAGGTTTCCGATTGGCTGGAAAACACCGGTGACTGGCAGCCAGAAAGTGATGCGATTGCGGAACAAATCCGCCTGTTAGCGCAAATTTGCCAGCGTCGCGGCGAATGGCGTAATAACCATGCGTTGGTGTTTAAAGATCGCCCGGATTACCGTTTTATTCTGGGTGAAAAAGGTGAAGTGTTGGATATCATCGCTGAACCGCGTCGTATTGCCAACCGTATCGTCGAAGAAGCGATGATCGCCGCCAACATATGTGCGGCTCGCGTGCTGCGCGATAAGCTCGGTTTCGGTATCTATAACGTGCATATGGGTTTTGATCCGGCAAATGCCGACGCGCTGGCAGCATTACTGAAAACGCACGGCCTGCATGTTGACGCCGAAGAAGTGCTCACACTGGACGGCTTCTGCAAACTGCGCCGTGAGCTGGATGCGCAACCGACAGGTTTCCTTGACAGCCGCATTCGCCGTTTTCAGTCTTTTGCAGAAATCAGCACCGAACCTGGCCCTCACTTTGGTCTCGGTCTGGAAGCGTATGCCACCTGGACTTCACCGATTCGTAAGTATGGCGACATGATCAACCATCGTCTGCTGAAAGCGATCATCAAAGGCGAAACAGCGACGCGTCCACAGGATGAGATCACCGTCCAAATGGCAGAGCGTCGCCGCCTCAACCGAATGGCAGAACGTGATGTCGGCGACTGGTTATACGCACGTTTCCTGAAAGATAAAGCCGGAACCGATACCCGTTTTGCGGCGGAAATCGTCGATATCAGCCGTGGCGGTATGCGTGTGCGGCTGGTCGATAACGGCGCAATCGCCTTTATCCCTGCACCATTCTTACACGCCGTGCGCGATGAACTGGTTTGCAGTCAGGAAAACGGCACCGTACAAATTAAAGGTGAAACGGTTTACAAGGTAACCGACGTTATCGACGTCACCATCGCAGAAGTACGCATGGAAACCCGTAGTATTATTGCGCGCCCGGTCGCGTAA